The Flavobacteriales bacterium genome contains the following window.
TTGGGCTTGGCGCTTGTTCCTTGGTGAAACGGACAGTTTGCCATGGAAGGAACTTCCGGAGGCCATGCGCTATCCGAATGCGCCAAAGCCGGACAGGCCGCGATTCTCGCTGGACGCTCTGCTCAACGCCGTTCCGAATCCTGCCTCCGACCGCGTGGTGCTTGCTTACCCGGCTGGCTTCGAGCAGGGTGTGATAGAGGTATGGGCTGCCGATGGTCGGCTCGTGGACCGCAAGCCCTTGCTGGGTTCTCCAGCTGGGGTTGAAGTAGATGTGCGCACGCTGCCGGTTGGACTGTATATGGCTAGCTTGACCATGGATGGGCT
Protein-coding sequences here:
- a CDS encoding T9SS type A sorting domain-containing protein is translated as MLLNAGGDIETLTPAHRADLLALATNAEQFGAADAWAWRLFLGETDSLPWKELPEAMRYPNAPKPDRPRFSLDALLNAVPNPASDRVVLAYPAGFEQGVIEVWAADGRLVDRKPLLGSPAGVEVDVRTLPVGLYMASLTMDGLRVAETKFSVVR